The Clostridium septicum genome contains a region encoding:
- a CDS encoding diaminopimelate decarboxylase family protein: MCNNFLKDAISEYKTPFYVFDTDVLVDRIKKIKSVLGSDVELCYAMKANPFLIKSMEKVIDSFEVCSPGEFHICERADVPMDKVIMSGVYKNAEDVEYALLNYGNKVIYTVESLLQWKIIKEYVQKHNLSVRALLRLTIGNQFGMDEEDIRQIISDRDSYPYIEIEGIQFFSGTQKKSAAKMEKELSMLDDFCSVLENCYGFSAKRLEYGPGLPVYYFQEEENCEEEILNALANKISSMNFSGKIVLEVGRFIAASCGTYVTSIVDMKSNKKQNYCIVDGGIHHINYFGQMLAMKKPPIIHWSEQKDGDTKEWTICGSLCTMNDVLVKKYPFVNLQLGDKLIFKMVGAYSVSEGISLFLSRELPQVFLYSKNSGLSLARNNFPTDTLNYIQYKNN; encoded by the coding sequence ATGTGTAACAATTTTTTAAAGGATGCTATATCTGAATATAAGACACCTTTTTATGTTTTTGATACAGATGTTTTAGTTGATAGAATTAAAAAAATAAAATCTGTATTGGGTTCAGATGTTGAATTATGCTATGCAATGAAAGCAAATCCTTTTTTGATTAAGTCTATGGAAAAGGTAATTGATAGTTTTGAGGTTTGCTCTCCAGGTGAATTTCATATTTGTGAAAGAGCAGATGTACCTATGGATAAGGTAATTATGTCTGGTGTATATAAAAATGCTGAAGATGTTGAATATGCTCTTTTAAACTATGGTAATAAAGTTATTTATACTGTTGAGTCATTACTACAATGGAAAATAATTAAAGAATATGTTCAAAAGCATAATTTATCTGTTCGAGCTTTACTTCGTTTAACTATTGGTAATCAGTTTGGAATGGATGAAGAAGATATTCGTCAAATTATTTCAGATAGAGATTCATATCCGTATATAGAAATTGAAGGAATACAGTTTTTCTCAGGTACACAGAAAAAATCAGCTGCTAAAATGGAGAAAGAGCTTAGTATGCTAGATGATTTTTGTAGTGTTTTAGAAAATTGTTATGGATTTTCAGCTAAAAGATTAGAATATGGTCCTGGTCTTCCAGTTTATTACTTCCAAGAAGAAGAAAACTGTGAGGAAGAAATCCTTAATGCTCTTGCTAATAAAATTAGTAGTATGAATTTTAGTGGAAAAATTGTGTTAGAAGTTGGAAGATTTATTGCAGCTTCTTGTGGTACTTATGTTACAAGTATAGTTGATATGAAATCAAATAAGAAGCAGAACTATTGTATAGTTGATGGAGGAATTCATCACATTAATTATTTTGGTCAAATGTTAGCAATGAAAAAACCTCCTATAATTCATTGGAGTGAGCAAAAAGATGGAGATACAAAAGAATGGACTATTTGTGGTTCTCTTTGCACAATGAATGATGTGCTTGTAAAGAAATATCCATTTGTTAATCTTCAACTGGGGGACAAGCTAATATTCAAAATGGTAGGTGCGTATTCTGTATCTGAAGGTATATCTTTATTTCTAAGCCGTGAGCTTCCACAAGTATTTTTGTACTCTAAAAACAGTGGACTTAGTTTGGCAAGAAATAATTTTCCTACTGATACATTAAATTATATACAATATAAAAATAATTAA
- a CDS encoding amino acid adenylation domain-containing protein, which produces MKNVLEYLECSAEKYPDKIAVKDAESSCSYIKLLENAKHIGSALLEYQLPRKPVIVFMHKSVEALNAFMGIISAGCFYVFINPDQPEPRIKQILEITKAKYIITHNEFIDTIKKVEFSGKLLEYNKIIETEINEEKLRNIRESALDIDPLYCNFTSGSTGVPKGVLVSHRSVIDFMEYFPDMFQITHDDIIGNQAPFDFDVSVKDIYSTLKVGATMVIIPKQFFSVITKLLDYICDEKVTTMIWAVSALCLITQLRGLTYKIPTSVNKILFSGEVMPIKHLKLWREALPKANFVNLYGPTEITCNCTYYRVDRDFEPNEILPIGKAFPNEKVFLISENNEEITEKEKIGEICVSGTAVALGYYNNEAQTSKAFVQNPLNTEYMEIIYRTGDLAVYNNDGDLCFAGRKDFQIKYMGHRIELEEIEATLNGYPDIDRACCIFDSDKNKIIAFYVGSMEKKEIQKKMRESLPIHMIPKTFYSMEELPMTQNGKIDRKKLRDYGRLK; this is translated from the coding sequence ATGAAAAATGTATTAGAATATCTAGAATGTTCAGCTGAAAAGTATCCTGATAAGATTGCCGTAAAGGATGCTGAAAGTAGCTGTTCATATATTAAATTACTTGAGAATGCTAAACATATTGGAAGTGCATTATTAGAATACCAACTTCCAAGAAAACCAGTTATTGTATTTATGCATAAAAGTGTTGAGGCATTAAATGCATTTATGGGTATAATATCTGCTGGATGCTTCTATGTTTTTATTAATCCTGATCAACCAGAACCCCGTATTAAGCAAATTTTAGAAATAACAAAAGCAAAATATATTATAACTCATAATGAATTTATTGATACTATTAAAAAGGTAGAATTTTCTGGTAAGTTACTTGAGTATAATAAAATTATAGAAACTGAAATAAATGAAGAAAAACTTAGAAATATAAGAGAATCAGCATTAGATATAGATCCTCTTTATTGTAATTTTACTTCAGGATCTACTGGAGTTCCAAAGGGAGTTTTAGTAAGCCATAGAAGTGTAATAGATTTTATGGAGTATTTTCCGGATATGTTCCAAATCACACATGATGATATAATCGGAAATCAGGCACCATTTGATTTTGATGTATCAGTAAAGGATATATATTCAACACTAAAGGTTGGAGCTACAATGGTAATAATACCTAAACAATTTTTCTCAGTTATTACTAAATTGCTTGACTATATATGTGATGAAAAAGTTACAACAATGATATGGGCAGTATCTGCATTATGTTTGATAACTCAGTTAAGAGGATTAACATATAAAATTCCAACAAGTGTAAACAAAATATTATTTAGTGGTGAAGTAATGCCAATAAAACATTTAAAACTTTGGCGAGAAGCATTACCAAAAGCAAATTTTGTTAATTTATATGGTCCAACTGAAATAACTTGTAATTGCACATATTATCGTGTTGATAGGGATTTTGAACCTAATGAAATATTGCCAATAGGAAAAGCATTTCCAAATGAAAAAGTATTTTTAATTAGTGAAAACAATGAAGAAATAACTGAAAAGGAAAAAATTGGAGAAATATGTGTGTCTGGTACAGCAGTTGCCTTAGGATATTACAATAATGAAGCGCAAACTAGTAAGGCCTTTGTACAAAATCCGTTGAACACAGAATATATGGAAATTATATATAGAACAGGGGATCTTGCAGTTTATAATAATGATGGAGATCTTTGTTTTGCTGGGCGTAAAGATTTTCAGATAAAATATATGGGACATCGTATTGAGTTAGAGGAAATAGAAGCAACATTAAATGGGTATCCTGATATTGATAGAGCATGTTGTATTTTTGATAGTGATAAAAATAAAATTATTGCCTTTTATGTAGGAAGTATGGAAAAAAAAGAAATACAGAAGAAAATGCGTGAATCTTTACCGATTCACATGATACCAAAAACATTTTATTCAATGGAGGAGCTTCCTATGACTCAAAATGGTAAGATAGATAGAAAAAAACTTAGGGATTATGGGAGGTTAAAGTAA
- a CDS encoding sensor histidine kinase, with product MRIRNKKRKTGSFFSLLAKNQIIFIVAFLAVAALLYGMTTLYTTNLYYEPKFMKLTKEIKNFQKEHYNNIPLYKYLGKNFEMTVFNEKGKKIYSTAKNKFFTFSLDELDCIRNIEDEHFYSVSQYQTAGGIKRLIMRFDDVVPRDSYSNAYGVIDENLYVTEGNLFPRGKIFTEKKLQIYMGKYNNFDVRKMKFRTESGELRYAVFMVKSMDYKKYDQLILIWASSWISFILAYILMIILSMIWLSKRTKGLLDPLNTAILEYMNKKNTYLQDYSGPNEFVEIADNFSALAERLDESETERERLDKCRQKMLADISHDLKTPITVIQGYSRAVRDGLVPENERERYLNTICKKAETLSELIDTFSEYSKLEHPDFSLKIQEEDICEFCKELLADKYQELEFAGYILEVDIPDNSIYYKFDPSHMKRVIDNIIGNSIKYNPPGTSLYFSLCNEVNNVQIMLGDNGFGISEEIAKTLFNPFVIGDESRSSKQGTGLGLAIAREIVEKHGGKICLVQNPILPYKTQFLITLPKI from the coding sequence TTGAGAATCCGTAATAAAAAACGAAAAACTGGTAGTTTTTTTTCGCTACTTGCTAAAAATCAAATTATATTTATAGTAGCATTTTTAGCTGTAGCAGCCTTGCTTTATGGTATGACCACATTGTACACTACGAATTTATATTATGAACCTAAATTTATGAAATTAACAAAGGAAATTAAAAATTTCCAAAAGGAGCATTATAATAATATTCCACTTTACAAATATCTTGGAAAAAACTTTGAAATGACTGTATTTAATGAAAAAGGAAAGAAAATATATTCTACTGCTAAAAATAAGTTTTTTACTTTTTCATTAGATGAATTAGATTGTATTCGAAATATAGAAGATGAACATTTTTATTCTGTATCTCAATATCAAACTGCAGGAGGAATAAAGAGATTAATCATGCGTTTTGATGATGTTGTACCTAGAGATTCCTATTCTAATGCTTATGGAGTGATTGATGAAAATTTATATGTAACAGAGGGGAATTTATTTCCACGTGGAAAAATATTTACAGAAAAAAAATTACAAATTTATATGGGGAAATATAATAATTTTGATGTTAGGAAGATGAAGTTTAGAACTGAGTCAGGAGAGTTACGTTATGCAGTTTTTATGGTGAAATCAATGGATTATAAAAAATATGATCAGCTTATTTTAATTTGGGCAAGCAGTTGGATATCATTTATTCTTGCATATATTTTGATGATAATATTGTCTATGATTTGGTTAAGTAAAAGAACAAAAGGTTTATTAGATCCTCTTAATACAGCAATTCTTGAATATATGAATAAAAAAAACACGTATCTTCAAGATTATTCAGGTCCAAATGAGTTTGTGGAGATAGCAGATAATTTTAGTGCTCTTGCTGAAAGACTTGATGAAAGTGAAACAGAAAGAGAGAGGCTTGATAAATGTAGACAAAAGATGCTTGCAGATATATCTCATGATTTAAAAACACCAATTACTGTTATTCAAGGATACTCAAGAGCTGTTAGAGATGGGCTAGTACCAGAAAATGAACGTGAAAGATATTTAAACACTATATGTAAAAAGGCAGAGACACTTTCAGAGTTAATAGATACTTTTAGCGAATACAGTAAGCTAGAACATCCTGATTTTTCATTAAAGATTCAGGAAGAGGATATCTGTGAATTTTGCAAAGAGCTGTTAGCTGATAAATATCAAGAGCTTGAATTTGCTGGATATATTCTTGAGGTAGATATTCCTGATAATTCAATATATTATAAATTTGACCCATCACATATGAAACGAGTAATAGATAATATTATAGGAAATTCAATAAAATATAATCCACCAGGAACGTCCTTATATTTTTCTCTATGCAATGAGGTAAATAATGTTCAAATTATGTTAGGTGATAATGGATTTGGAATAAGTGAGGAAATTGCTAAAACATTGTTTAATCCATTTGTTATTGGAGATGAATCAAGGTCAAGTAAACAAGGTACTGGATTAGGACTTGCAATTGCAAGAGAAATAGTAGAAAAGCATGGTGGTAAGATTTGTCTTGTTCAGAATCCAATTTTACCATATAAGACACAATTTCTTATTACTCTTCCTAAAATTTAA
- a CDS encoding response regulator transcription factor, whose amino-acid sequence MINMAYTILIAEDDPDIVELLRLYLSGEGYNVVSVDNGIDALEITENQKIDLAVIDVMMPGMNGYNVTEEIRKHSNIPIIILSAKNQEYDKILGLNIGADDYMTKPFSPIEIIARINSNLRRFYQLGSNNLDIKKNSKVSLGEICIDIESFKVEKNGHPVNLAPMEFKILVKLMKSPGRVFTKTQIYQSVCGEFFESDDNTMMVHISKLREKLEDDPKNPRYIKTIRGLGYKFENP is encoded by the coding sequence ATGATAAATATGGCTTATACTATATTGATTGCAGAAGATGATCCTGATATTGTCGAATTATTGAGACTTTATCTATCAGGTGAAGGATATAATGTTGTATCTGTTGATAACGGTATAGATGCACTTGAGATTACAGAAAATCAAAAAATTGATTTAGCTGTCATTGATGTAATGATGCCTGGTATGAATGGGTATAATGTAACTGAAGAAATTAGAAAGCATAGTAATATTCCTATAATTATTTTATCTGCAAAAAATCAGGAATATGATAAAATTCTTGGGCTTAATATAGGGGCAGATGATTATATGACAAAGCCATTCAGTCCAATAGAAATAATTGCACGAATAAATTCTAATTTACGTCGTTTTTATCAGCTTGGAAGCAATAATTTAGATATAAAGAAAAATTCTAAGGTTTCATTAGGTGAAATCTGCATAGATATTGAGTCATTTAAGGTCGAAAAGAATGGACATCCAGTCAATCTTGCTCCAATGGAATTTAAAATTCTTGTTAAATTAATGAAATCACCAGGGAGAGTTTTTACGAAGACACAAATTTATCAAAGTGTTTGTGGAGAATTTTTTGAAAGTGATGACAATACGATGATGGTGCATATATCAAAGTTACGAGAGAAATTAGAGGATGATCCAAAAAATCCTAGGTATATTAAGACTATAAGAGGCTTGGGATATAAATTTGAGAATCCGTAA
- a CDS encoding DHHW family protein: MVIVVLNILKGDAKISESENRVLSKKPKFTIERLVNGSFSKKYERYKTDQFINRDLWISIKTNSDRILGRNKFKGVYLGKDNYLLEEFEEPNHNRVERTLNSINKFSRKYESINQYITIVPNAIEILNDKIPVFAPKISERNYIDDFKNKLNEKMNFIDSYKTLENHKDKYIYYKTDHHWTTLGAYYAFLEVAKNMDFQERNQRIMLSN; this comes from the coding sequence ATTGTTATAGTAGTTTTAAATATATTAAAGGGAGATGCAAAAATTTCAGAATCTGAAAATAGAGTATTATCTAAAAAACCTAAATTTACAATTGAAAGATTAGTAAATGGAAGTTTTTCTAAAAAATATGAAAGGTATAAGACAGATCAATTTATAAATAGAGATTTATGGATAAGTATAAAAACAAATTCTGATAGAATATTAGGAAGAAACAAATTTAAAGGAGTTTACTTAGGCAAAGATAATTATCTACTTGAGGAGTTTGAAGAACCTAATCATAATAGGGTAGAAAGAACTCTTAACTCTATAAATAAATTTTCTAGAAAATATGAAAGTATTAATCAATATATAACTATAGTACCAAATGCTATAGAGATATTAAATGATAAAATTCCTGTATTTGCGCCTAAAATAAGTGAAAGAAATTATATTGATGATTTTAAAAATAAGTTAAACGAAAAAATGAATTTTATAGATTCCTATAAGACACTAGAAAATCATAAAGATAAGTACATATATTACAAAACAGATCATCATTGGACAACATTAGGAGCTTACTATGCTTTTTTAGAAGTAGCAAAAAACATGGATTTTCAGGAAAGAAACCAAAGAATAATGTTGTCCAACTAA
- a CDS encoding MBOAT family O-acyltransferase → MGKIKEQKSLNSFALYVTMFPQLVAGPIVRYKDIKNQINNRHECVYKFGLGVERFTKGLCKKVLLANNIGGTWVAIQSINIDKLSVLTSWIGIIAYTFQIYFDFSGYSDMAIGLGKMFGFDFIENFNYPYISSSVSEFWRRWHISLGSWFREYVYIPLGGNRVSKLKCIRNIFVVWMLTGLWHGASWNFIVWGIYYGAIQRYIYNE, encoded by the coding sequence TTGGGTAAGATTAAGGAGCAGAAAAGTTTAAATTCATTTGCACTATATGTAACTATGTTTCCACAATTAGTTGCAGGACCTATTGTAAGATACAAAGATATAAAAAATCAGATTAATAATAGACATGAATGTGTTTATAAATTTGGTCTGGGAGTGGAAAGGTTTACAAAAGGACTGTGTAAGAAGGTTTTGCTAGCTAATAATATAGGGGGAACATGGGTAGCTATTCAATCTATAAATATAGATAAGTTATCAGTATTGACTTCTTGGATAGGAATAATAGCCTACACATTTCAGATATATTTTGATTTTAGTGGATATTCTGATATGGCTATAGGCCTTGGGAAAATGTTTGGATTTGATTTTATAGAAAATTTTAATTATCCATATATATCATCTAGTGTATCTGAGTTTTGGAGACGTTGGCATATATCTTTAGGTTCATGGTTTAGAGAATATGTCTACATACCATTAGGAGGAAATAGGGTAAGCAAATTAAAATGCATAAGAAATATATTTGTAGTTTGGATGTTAACAGGATTATGGCATGGTGCAAGTTGGAATTTTATAGTTTGGGGTATATATTATGGAGCAATACAGCGATATATATATAATGAATGA